The following proteins are co-located in the Paenibacillus sp. FSL H8-0079 genome:
- a CDS encoding chemotaxis protein, translating into MTRIAVMVIHGLGMRKAGYADKLIACLHKELDKVMVLPGASKQMLDIEPVYWADVFEEREEALFQQLVSSPGLNYQTLRRFVIHYLADAVAYQPVENQGHNYDAVHRTLNQALHTLAQRNGPEAPLCVVAHSLGAVIASNFFYDLQYPSSRVPEIVDVNAALERGDTLTHFYSFGTTLPLWSLRYHDFSRPIQVPSSHVNHYYAGLEGEWVNFYDRDDILGYPLRPIDPAYEKAVKEDIEVNSGGLALSWNPLSHGGYFSNRSMNRRIAQGLARTWTWINRS; encoded by the coding sequence ATGACACGTATTGCGGTGATGGTCATTCATGGGCTGGGTATGCGGAAGGCTGGGTACGCGGACAAGCTGATTGCTTGTTTGCATAAGGAATTGGACAAGGTGATGGTCTTGCCTGGAGCCTCGAAACAGATGCTGGATATCGAACCTGTATATTGGGCGGATGTATTTGAGGAGCGGGAAGAGGCGCTGTTTCAACAGCTCGTCAGCTCTCCGGGATTGAATTACCAGACATTGCGCCGGTTTGTCATCCATTACCTGGCTGATGCGGTTGCTTATCAACCGGTGGAGAATCAAGGCCATAACTATGATGCCGTACATCGAACGTTGAATCAGGCGCTGCATACCCTTGCACAGCGTAACGGACCAGAGGCTCCGCTCTGTGTGGTTGCTCATAGTTTGGGTGCCGTAATCGCCAGTAACTTCTTCTACGATCTGCAATATCCGTCCAGTCGTGTTCCTGAGATTGTGGATGTGAACGCGGCTTTGGAGCGGGGGGACACCCTGACCCATTTTTACTCGTTTGGTACAACCCTGCCCTTATGGAGTTTGCGTTATCATGACTTTAGTCGCCCGATTCAGGTGCCCTCCTCCCATGTGAATCACTATTATGCCGGGCTGGAAGGGGAATGGGTGAACTTCTATGACCGGGATGATATTCTGGGTTATCCGCTGCGTCCCATTGATCCGGCTTATGAGAAAGCCGTGAAAGAAGATATTGAAGTGAACTCTGGGGGCTTGGCTTTGAGCTGGAATCCACTAAGTCATGGGGGGTATTTTTCCAATCGAAGCATGAATCGGAGAATCGCGCAGGGGCTGGCTCGAACCTGGACCTGGATAAATCGTTCATAA
- a CDS encoding LysR family transcriptional regulator, producing MNLHGLRLFHAIVRYGGVTRAAEELNISQPAVSSQVKKFERELGIRLFASEGRRLVLTDAGMQLTGYAERLFMLEQDVENFVQDFREGKKGMIRLTATYLPSNFLLPGWIARFKQMHEDVEIVVSTTNTRMAFDQLLRYEAEIAVYGGSGITHAGVQWDELFDDEMWFVVHPDHPYAGKEIELHEMMAEPFIMREEGSATRERLVSLCTTNNLAAPRIALQFNGLNETISAVKAGYGANFISSLVVNEDVQQGRLARVLVRGVQLRNTVAVCTRAGEVLSPAAQHLVNLIRQEAALMK from the coding sequence ATGAATCTGCATGGTTTACGATTATTTCATGCCATTGTGAGATATGGCGGAGTCACTCGTGCCGCAGAGGAACTTAATATTAGTCAGCCTGCGGTATCTTCTCAAGTGAAGAAGTTTGAACGTGAGCTGGGTATCCGACTTTTTGCTTCGGAGGGAAGAAGATTGGTGCTTACGGATGCCGGGATGCAGTTAACAGGTTATGCCGAGCGTCTGTTCATGCTGGAGCAGGATGTCGAGAATTTTGTGCAGGATTTTCGGGAGGGAAAGAAAGGAATGATCCGTCTTACGGCAACCTACTTGCCTTCGAATTTTCTGTTGCCGGGCTGGATTGCGCGGTTTAAGCAAATGCACGAGGATGTGGAGATTGTTGTTAGCACAACCAACACCCGGATGGCGTTTGACCAATTACTTCGTTATGAGGCAGAGATTGCAGTGTATGGTGGAAGTGGCATTACACATGCAGGTGTCCAATGGGATGAATTGTTTGACGATGAGATGTGGTTTGTTGTGCACCCTGACCATCCGTATGCGGGCAAAGAAATCGAGCTGCATGAGATGATGGCAGAACCGTTCATCATGCGCGAAGAAGGCAGTGCCACGCGTGAGCGACTCGTTTCCCTATGCACAACAAATAACCTGGCCGCTCCCCGCATTGCGCTTCAGTTCAACGGGCTGAACGAAACGATTAGTGCGGTGAAGGCAGGTTATGGGGCCAACTTTATATCTTCTTTGGTTGTGAACGAAGATGTGCAGCAAGGCAGGCTGGCACGTGTGCTCGTTCGTGGTGTACAGCTGAGAAATACGGTTGCTGTGTGTACACGAGCCGGGGAGGTATTATCGCCTGCTGCACAGCATCTGGTCAATCTTATCCGCCAAGAAGCTGCTTTGATGAAATAA
- a CDS encoding YkgJ family cysteine cluster protein, which translates to MECRTGCAACCIAISISSPIPGMAHGKPAGVRCVQLTDDNRCGIFGQKERPAVCSGLQAEEEMCGSTDQEAFDILTWLEQETAPKVM; encoded by the coding sequence ATGGAATGCAGGACAGGCTGTGCCGCATGTTGTATCGCGATTTCCATATCATCACCGATACCGGGCATGGCTCATGGCAAGCCGGCAGGTGTACGCTGTGTGCAGCTTACGGATGATAATCGCTGCGGAATTTTTGGCCAAAAAGAGCGTCCTGCGGTATGCAGTGGATTGCAGGCTGAGGAAGAGATGTGTGGTAGCACCGATCAGGAAGCCTTTGATATTCTAACCTGGTTGGAGCAAGAAACTGCACCAAAGGTAATGTGA
- a CDS encoding O-methyltransferase yields MKNINTTNLQHTWTQVDDYMNNLLIPSDTLLEQTLQTNAKAGLPAHDVTPNQGKLLQLLLQIQGASRVLEIGTLGGYSTIWMARALPEHGRIVSLESEPHHADLAKANLTRAGLMHKVDLRVGPALTTLPDVQEEYREPFDMIFIDADKPSNPDYLRWALRLTRPGSLIIGDNIVRDGEVIRADSTDPRVQGVRSFLQLISSNPRLEATALQTVGSKGYDGFVIARVIDTPIPK; encoded by the coding sequence ATGAAAAATATAAATACGACCAACCTACAGCATACCTGGACCCAAGTCGACGACTACATGAATAATCTGCTGATTCCCTCGGATACCTTGTTGGAGCAAACACTGCAAACCAATGCCAAAGCTGGTCTGCCCGCTCATGACGTAACACCAAATCAAGGAAAGTTACTCCAACTTCTGCTTCAAATCCAAGGCGCATCCCGTGTACTTGAAATCGGCACACTGGGTGGATACAGTACCATCTGGATGGCAAGAGCACTGCCTGAACACGGACGCATTGTCTCACTGGAATCCGAACCACACCATGCGGACTTGGCCAAAGCCAATCTCACACGAGCAGGACTGATGCACAAGGTTGACCTGAGAGTTGGTCCTGCCCTGACCACCCTTCCCGATGTTCAGGAAGAATACAGGGAACCGTTTGATATGATCTTCATCGATGCTGACAAACCCAGTAATCCCGATTATCTGAGATGGGCCCTGCGACTGACTCGGCCGGGGAGTCTTATTATTGGTGATAATATCGTCAGGGACGGTGAAGTGATCCGTGCAGACAGCACGGACCCCAGAGTTCAGGGCGTTCGATCCTTCCTGCAGTTGATTTCCAGTAACCCCCGGCTTGAAGCTACAGCACTGCAAACCGTCGGTAGCAAAGGTTACGATGGTTTCGTCATCGCTCGTGTGATTGATACCCCTATACCAAAATAA
- the treC gene encoding alpha,alpha-phosphotrehalase, giving the protein MSSNNTTPSSWWKTSTVYQVYPKSFNDTTGSGTGDIRGLTEKLDYLQHLGIDIVWLQPVYVSPQHDNGYDVADYYRINPDYGTMEDFDELLLGLKARDMKLMIDIVVNHSSTEHEWFQQSRSSKDNPYRDYYIWKDPAPDGGVPNNWQSKFGGPAWQYDEQTGQYFLTLFDKTQADLNWENEEVRKAVRDMIKFWAEKGVDGFRMDVINLISKDQRFPNDDGSVSPGDGRKYYTDGPRVHEYITEMYDEVFGPHNMVTVGEMSSTTLEHCIQYSNPASREFSMTFNFHHLKVDYPNGQKWELMPYDFEAMKQLFSEWQTGMQAGGGWNALFLNNHDQPRALSRFADDGDYRAESAKMLATTIHGMQGTPYVYQGEEIGMPNPVWNDVSEFRDIESTNMYRLLQEERGKSAEEAFNIVKERSRDNSRTPMQWNGSKNAGFTSGTPWLKVDERYPSIHVEQQLADPDSIYYHYRKLIALRKQVNVLTDGLYERLDDAHPDVFAYARTNGSETLIVVSNFSKREVTFSLPEAVWNDHIAGKSAELLIGNTEAAPVLTQEISLSPYASYMWLVPQQD; this is encoded by the coding sequence ATGAGTTCTAATAACACAACTCCGTCATCTTGGTGGAAGACATCAACGGTATATCAGGTATATCCGAAGAGCTTTAATGATACAACCGGATCGGGTACGGGAGATATTCGTGGTTTAACTGAGAAGCTTGATTATTTGCAGCATCTGGGTATCGATATTGTGTGGTTGCAGCCGGTATATGTATCCCCGCAGCATGATAATGGGTATGACGTAGCGGACTACTACCGAATTAATCCGGATTATGGAACGATGGAGGATTTTGACGAACTGCTGTTAGGTCTGAAGGCTCGTGATATGAAACTGATGATTGATATCGTGGTGAATCACTCCTCGACAGAGCATGAATGGTTCCAGCAATCCCGTTCATCCAAGGATAATCCGTATCGGGATTATTATATTTGGAAAGATCCTGCTCCGGACGGCGGTGTGCCTAACAACTGGCAATCCAAGTTCGGTGGACCTGCATGGCAGTATGATGAACAGACGGGACAATATTTCCTGACTTTATTTGATAAAACGCAGGCAGATCTGAATTGGGAGAATGAAGAAGTACGCAAAGCTGTACGGGATATGATCAAGTTCTGGGCCGAAAAAGGTGTGGATGGTTTCCGTATGGACGTGATTAACCTGATCTCCAAAGACCAGCGTTTCCCTAATGATGATGGCAGCGTGTCGCCGGGTGATGGGCGCAAATATTACACGGATGGACCGCGTGTGCATGAGTATATCACCGAGATGTACGATGAAGTATTCGGGCCTCACAACATGGTGACGGTAGGGGAAATGTCCTCCACAACACTGGAACACTGCATCCAATATTCGAACCCGGCTTCCCGGGAGTTTTCAATGACGTTCAACTTCCACCACCTGAAAGTGGATTATCCGAATGGTCAAAAATGGGAACTGATGCCGTATGATTTCGAAGCGATGAAGCAGCTCTTTAGTGAGTGGCAGACAGGCATGCAAGCCGGTGGAGGCTGGAACGCGCTGTTCCTTAATAACCATGATCAGCCTCGGGCACTGTCCAGATTCGCCGATGATGGTGACTATCGTGCCGAGAGTGCCAAGATGCTTGCAACGACCATTCATGGCATGCAAGGTACACCTTACGTCTACCAAGGTGAAGAGATCGGCATGCCGAATCCGGTCTGGAATGACGTCAGCGAGTTCCGCGATATCGAATCGACGAACATGTACCGTTTGCTTCAGGAAGAACGAGGCAAATCCGCTGAAGAAGCTTTCAACATTGTAAAAGAGCGTTCCCGAGACAACTCTCGAACACCGATGCAATGGAATGGAAGTAAGAACGCTGGATTCACTAGCGGAACACCTTGGCTGAAGGTGGATGAGCGGTATCCGTCCATTCACGTGGAACAGCAACTAGCTGATCCGGATTCAATCTACTACCATTACCGCAAATTGATTGCCCTGCGTAAACAGGTTAACGTGCTGACCGACGGTCTGTATGAACGCCTGGACGATGCACACCCAGATGTGTTTGCTTACGCAAGAACCAATGGAAGTGAAACCCTGATTGTTGTATCGAACTTCAGTAAACGAGAGGTCACGTTCTCGCTTCCAGAAGCGGTCTGGAATGATCATATTGCAGGCAAATCCGCTGAATTACTCATTGGGAATACAGAGGCAGCACCTGTACTGACACAGGAAATCTCCCTCAGTCCGTATGCATCCTATATGTGGCTTGTGCCACAACAGGACTAA
- the treP gene encoding PTS system trehalose-specific EIIBC component, producing the protein MAIDKKQVEEIVRAVGGKENIEAATHCVTRLRFALYDESKVDTESLDQNDLVKGQFSSQGQFQVVIGPGLVDKVYDEMIQITGGDRSSKDDVKAVAGKKQNPIQRAIKTLSDIFIPILPAIITAGLLLGINNILTGPGIFFDGKSLVDVYPAWKDLASIINTIASTAFTFLPALIGWAAVKRFGGSPLLGIVLGLILVHPDLLSAYGYADAVNNGTVPTWNLFGWEIEKIGYQGQVLPVLVSAYLLAKMEIFLNKRVHDSIKLLVVAPVTLLITGFLAFTIIGPVTFAIANAITSGLIYVYDSYAALGGLIYGGLYALLVITGMHHTFLAVDVQLIGSQGGTFLWPMLALSNIAQGSAALAMMLVLREKKMRGLAATSSVSAFLGVTEPAIFGVNIRYRYPFIFGMIGSAIGGVLLTMNNVQATSIGVGGVPGFLSIFPNKWGVFFIGMAIVLVVPFVLTVIFGRAKLRKEDRSESNETVAEPKAATSQSASGVTSSTGNSDPNQRTRSAAQVGDEAVNTLEIMAPLTGQAVSLEQVPDPAFAEKQMGEGVAIEPSGNVVVAPFDAQVAHVIKSKHAVILEHASGLQVLIHVGINTVSLKGEGFNMHVEAGEHVKAGQKLLEFDRKVIEDAGYPLITPIIIPDGQDMVERVEVTTGDVTSNQNGVLKVHLKG; encoded by the coding sequence ATGGCAATCGATAAAAAACAGGTTGAGGAGATCGTCCGGGCAGTTGGCGGCAAAGAGAATATTGAAGCTGCTACGCACTGTGTTACACGACTCCGGTTTGCCTTGTATGATGAGAGTAAAGTGGATACCGAAAGTCTGGATCAGAATGATCTGGTCAAAGGACAGTTCTCTTCCCAAGGACAATTCCAGGTCGTTATCGGGCCTGGTCTGGTGGATAAGGTCTATGATGAGATGATTCAGATCACCGGGGGAGATCGTTCTTCCAAGGATGATGTGAAGGCCGTTGCTGGTAAAAAGCAAAATCCAATTCAGCGAGCAATTAAAACACTCTCGGATATTTTCATTCCGATCTTGCCTGCAATCATTACGGCAGGTCTTTTGCTCGGGATTAACAATATTCTGACAGGTCCAGGCATTTTCTTTGATGGAAAATCACTGGTGGATGTCTATCCAGCCTGGAAGGATCTTGCGTCCATCATTAATACGATCGCGAGTACAGCCTTTACGTTCCTGCCGGCTCTAATTGGTTGGGCAGCTGTAAAAAGGTTCGGCGGCAGTCCGTTGCTCGGGATTGTGCTTGGTCTCATTCTGGTACATCCCGATCTGCTGAGTGCATATGGTTACGCTGATGCCGTGAATAATGGCACGGTGCCAACATGGAATCTGTTCGGTTGGGAGATTGAGAAGATCGGTTATCAAGGGCAGGTTCTGCCGGTACTGGTATCGGCCTATCTGCTTGCGAAGATGGAGATTTTCCTGAATAAAAGGGTCCATGATTCGATTAAACTGCTGGTCGTTGCACCAGTCACGTTGCTGATTACCGGATTCCTGGCCTTCACGATCATTGGACCAGTTACATTTGCCATTGCGAATGCAATTACTTCCGGCTTGATCTATGTTTACGATTCATACGCGGCGCTGGGTGGTCTGATCTACGGTGGTCTATACGCTTTGCTTGTTATCACCGGTATGCATCACACGTTCCTCGCGGTCGATGTTCAGCTCATTGGTAGTCAGGGTGGTACGTTCCTGTGGCCGATGCTGGCATTGTCCAACATCGCACAAGGTTCGGCGGCACTTGCGATGATGCTTGTCCTGCGTGAGAAGAAAATGAGAGGACTTGCGGCAACGTCCTCGGTGTCGGCCTTCCTCGGGGTAACCGAGCCGGCAATCTTCGGAGTGAATATCCGTTACCGTTATCCATTTATCTTCGGTATGATCGGTTCCGCGATTGGTGGTGTGCTGCTGACGATGAATAATGTTCAGGCAACCTCCATCGGTGTAGGTGGCGTACCTGGATTCCTGTCGATTTTCCCTAACAAATGGGGCGTCTTCTTCATCGGCATGGCGATCGTCCTGGTTGTACCGTTTGTACTGACCGTTATTTTTGGTAGAGCCAAACTTAGAAAAGAAGATCGTAGTGAAAGCAATGAAACCGTTGCTGAGCCTAAAGCAGCTACATCACAGTCTGCTTCGGGCGTTACCTCTTCGACTGGAAATTCAGATCCGAACCAGCGCACTCGTAGTGCAGCTCAAGTAGGGGATGAAGCCGTGAATACACTGGAAATCATGGCGCCATTAACAGGCCAGGCCGTTTCACTGGAGCAAGTGCCTGATCCGGCTTTTGCCGAGAAACAAATGGGTGAGGGTGTAGCGATTGAGCCTTCCGGCAACGTGGTAGTTGCCCCGTTTGATGCTCAGGTAGCTCATGTAATCAAGAGTAAACATGCGGTGATTCTTGAACACGCGAGTGGATTACAAGTTCTGATCCATGTCGGGATTAATACAGTATCCCTCAAAGGTGAAGGCTTCAACATGCATGTGGAAGCTGGTGAGCATGTAAAGGCTGGACAAAAGCTGTTGGAGTTTGATCGTAAGGTAATTGAAGATGCGGGATACCCGCTGATTACACCGATTATCATTCCAGATGGTCAGGATATGGTTGAACGGGTGGAAGTCACGACAGGGGATGTTACATCTAATCAAAATGGTGTGTTGAAGGTTCATCTGAAAGGTTAA
- a CDS encoding YoaK family protein has translation MNQSTLQKYAMLLLCMSAGMVDLIGYLGLGHVLTANMTGNIVLLGIAIARAQEFVVLRSLLALIGFIAGNAIAAHMVGHVQTKNGWSSKVTAVFTVESILLLLFAIAMISPYSEQLSYLLIVILAIAMGMQTTAARRIGIAGISTTVLTNNLAAVVEDTVSILKRLRHANIRSLVKALSTDSYLRAGAVVIYLVGVIAAALLFHRVPMIAVWIPVLITGGITLYARLHAWGTSQQSEG, from the coding sequence ATGAATCAAAGTACCCTCCAAAAATACGCCATGCTCCTACTCTGTATGTCTGCGGGAATGGTGGACCTGATCGGATATCTGGGACTGGGGCATGTGCTCACAGCCAATATGACGGGAAATATTGTACTGCTCGGTATTGCCATCGCACGTGCGCAGGAATTTGTCGTGCTGCGGTCACTGCTTGCTCTCATCGGTTTTATTGCCGGCAATGCCATTGCAGCACATATGGTTGGACATGTGCAGACCAAAAATGGCTGGTCCTCCAAGGTCACAGCCGTATTTACTGTTGAAAGCATATTGCTCCTGCTGTTCGCGATCGCCATGATTAGTCCCTACTCAGAACAACTGTCTTATCTGTTAATTGTCATACTAGCTATCGCAATGGGAATGCAAACGACTGCTGCACGCCGAATTGGAATTGCCGGCATTTCAACAACCGTGCTCACCAATAATCTGGCCGCTGTGGTTGAGGATACCGTAAGCATCCTTAAGAGGCTGCGACATGCCAATATCCGATCGCTGGTCAAAGCCTTATCTACAGACTCCTACCTCCGTGCGGGTGCTGTTGTTATCTATTTGGTCGGCGTCATTGCAGCCGCATTGCTGTTTCACCGTGTGCCCATGATCGCAGTCTGGATTCCTGTCCTGATCACTGGCGGCATAACCCTGTATGCCCGATTACATGCATGGGGAACTTCACAACAAAGCGAAGGTTAA
- a CDS encoding AbrB family transcriptional regulator: MELMRKLGSHVVFRFFLSLGVSVLGGLLFTVIHTPIPWLLGPMVFMLLGSQVAKWPLMWPASIRDYGILIVGYSIGLTLTEEALHGILQQLPMMLLMTLLLIGLCVITAYIASRVTDFDFPSLLVGSIPGGLSQMVSLAEEMKSINLTLVTFLQVTRLIMIVFCVPFLLFSPWIGGTAGGGSGQPLIDIATWGALFPEILLYAPLCVAGAWIARKLRFPTAFMLGPMIVMCVIQISTTLHTPSLPTSLLNVSQLMIGSHVGLMLKPEQLQRKAQTVTLAVISSVLLIAGALGLSYLLMNVFSLSAATSLLSMAPGGMDQMSIMAHEVNADLSVVSGYQLFRILFIFFIVSSVLKMILVHMLKRKKADPSLQ; the protein is encoded by the coding sequence ATGGAACTGATGCGCAAGCTTGGTTCCCACGTTGTCTTTCGGTTTTTTCTTAGTCTGGGTGTCTCTGTTCTTGGCGGATTGCTGTTCACAGTCATTCATACACCAATCCCGTGGTTGCTCGGGCCAATGGTATTTATGCTGCTTGGCTCCCAAGTCGCCAAATGGCCCCTCATGTGGCCTGCCTCCATTCGGGACTATGGCATTCTGATCGTTGGCTATTCGATTGGACTCACCTTAACAGAAGAGGCACTGCACGGCATTCTGCAACAACTTCCCATGATGCTGCTGATGACCCTGCTTTTAATCGGATTGTGTGTAATTACGGCCTACATCGCTTCAAGGGTGACTGATTTTGACTTTCCTTCTCTGCTGGTTGGCAGCATTCCAGGAGGACTCTCCCAGATGGTGTCCCTTGCAGAAGAGATGAAATCCATCAATCTGACGCTGGTTACCTTTTTGCAGGTGACTCGGCTAATCATGATCGTCTTCTGTGTTCCGTTCTTGCTGTTCAGTCCGTGGATTGGAGGTACCGCAGGTGGCGGTTCAGGTCAGCCGCTCATTGATATAGCAACGTGGGGTGCTCTTTTCCCCGAGATTCTCCTCTATGCCCCGCTCTGTGTAGCGGGTGCGTGGATTGCACGCAAACTCCGGTTTCCGACGGCCTTTATGCTGGGTCCCATGATCGTCATGTGTGTCATTCAAATAAGCACAACGCTGCACACGCCAAGTCTGCCAACATCCCTGCTGAACGTATCGCAATTGATGATTGGCAGTCACGTTGGACTGATGCTCAAGCCGGAACAGTTGCAACGTAAAGCGCAGACGGTGACCCTAGCGGTGATTAGCAGTGTGCTGCTCATTGCTGGTGCGCTTGGATTGAGTTATCTGTTAATGAATGTGTTCTCTCTCTCGGCGGCTACCTCACTACTCAGTATGGCCCCTGGCGGCATGGATCAGATGAGTATCATGGCACATGAAGTGAATGCCGATCTTTCGGTTGTATCCGGATATCAATTGTTTCGCATCCTGTTTATTTTCTTCATCGTCTCTTCCGTACTGAAGATGATTCTCGTACATATGTTGAAAAGAAAGAAAGCAGATCCCTCACTTCAATGA
- a CDS encoding MFS transporter, giving the protein MRVLRHIHDEIRGWSRNIQLFFLASILYQIGNGMFSVLYNLYIQGLGYNDTMNGQIVSIQSLATAIMFVPIGLCGDLFSRKRLLITGALFSGIFLIGRSFDYSATGLIWFAVFSGLFAGVFQVLAIPYLAENVKKSQRLKMFSYYSSLVLASQVLGSLGGGVFADLLHTAGLAKVTGLQTVLFVGGAATLAAFIPLLFVTEGKAAPQTTIPAQPVLQPNADLKESSTNTPSTDDSITKKKDSRLIGQFIVTQLLIGLGSGLVVPYLNLYFTNRFSVSLSGMSLLIALGQIMTIVSMLIGPTLAAKVGSVRAVVIFQVMSLPFLLLTGFTNLLFIASLSFLFRQALMNAANPIHSAILVDRISDKRRGIANSLMQTAFMIGWATMGPVQSYLVTTYGTYWGYAITFSITGCLYVISSLMYFVMFREPKPSATAHAGS; this is encoded by the coding sequence TTGAGAGTTTTACGACATATTCATGATGAAATTCGCGGCTGGTCCCGCAATATTCAACTGTTTTTCCTGGCAAGCATTCTGTATCAGATCGGAAATGGCATGTTCTCTGTCTTGTACAATCTGTACATTCAGGGTCTGGGCTATAATGATACAATGAACGGCCAGATTGTAAGTATTCAATCACTCGCAACAGCCATTATGTTTGTTCCTATCGGTCTATGCGGTGATCTGTTCAGCCGTAAGCGATTACTCATTACCGGGGCGTTATTCAGTGGAATCTTTCTGATCGGACGCTCCTTCGATTATTCGGCTACAGGACTGATTTGGTTCGCGGTATTCTCTGGCCTTTTCGCTGGGGTGTTCCAAGTACTGGCCATTCCTTATCTGGCGGAAAACGTCAAAAAAAGCCAGCGGCTGAAAATGTTCAGTTATTATTCATCCCTTGTGCTGGCTTCCCAGGTTCTTGGTAGCCTGGGTGGCGGTGTATTCGCAGATTTGTTACATACGGCAGGACTCGCCAAAGTGACCGGATTGCAGACGGTTTTATTTGTCGGTGGTGCAGCAACACTAGCTGCATTTATTCCACTGTTATTTGTAACCGAAGGCAAGGCTGCTCCGCAGACCACGATTCCGGCGCAACCCGTTCTTCAACCCAATGCGGATCTAAAAGAAAGTTCAACAAATACCCCAAGCACGGACGATTCGATCACGAAGAAAAAAGATTCCCGACTGATTGGTCAGTTTATAGTGACTCAGTTGTTAATTGGATTAGGTTCCGGACTGGTTGTACCGTATCTGAATCTGTATTTCACCAATCGATTCTCGGTTTCTCTGAGCGGCATGAGCTTACTAATTGCACTTGGTCAGATTATGACGATTGTATCCATGCTGATTGGTCCTACCTTGGCGGCAAAGGTCGGAAGCGTAAGAGCCGTTGTCATTTTCCAGGTCATGTCGCTGCCCTTCCTTCTATTAACAGGCTTCACCAATCTGTTGTTCATCGCTTCGCTCAGTTTCTTATTCAGACAAGCATTGATGAACGCAGCCAATCCCATTCATTCAGCGATACTGGTGGATCGGATCTCGGACAAACGCCGCGGCATAGCCAATTCACTGATGCAGACCGCGTTCATGATAGGTTGGGCGACCATGGGACCTGTCCAATCCTATCTGGTAACCACGTACGGAACGTATTGGGGTTACGCGATCACATTCAGCATCACAGGCTGTCTATACGTTATTTCATCACTGATGTACTTTGTAATGTTCAGAGAACCCAAACCTTCCGCTACGGCTCACGCAGGATCTTAA
- a CDS encoding metal-dependent hydrolase has translation MLNITFHGHSSVQLGTEEKSLIIDPFLRGNELAVTKPEDIKTDVVLLTHAHMDHILDAEPIAKANNSKVVAIVELATYMSWKGLDTLGMNMGGTVDLDFAQAKMIQAFHTSGIVLEEEQRIMYAGLPAGYIINIGGKTILHAGDTSLFGDMKMIGDRHDIDVAFLPIGGHFTMGPEDALQAAEWFNAKLTIPVHYDTFPVIRQDAEHFVQQLAAKGLEGLVLAPGESISL, from the coding sequence TTGTTGAATATTACGTTCCACGGTCACTCCAGTGTACAGCTGGGCACAGAAGAAAAGTCTCTGATCATTGATCCCTTCCTGCGTGGCAACGAGCTTGCTGTCACGAAGCCTGAAGATATCAAGACCGATGTGGTGTTGCTGACACATGCACATATGGATCACATTCTCGATGCTGAACCCATTGCCAAAGCGAATAACTCCAAAGTTGTGGCTATTGTGGAGCTAGCTACATATATGTCATGGAAAGGTTTGGACACGCTCGGCATGAACATGGGCGGCACGGTAGATCTTGACTTTGCTCAAGCCAAAATGATTCAGGCATTCCACACTTCCGGGATCGTGTTGGAAGAAGAACAACGGATTATGTATGCAGGTTTGCCTGCTGGATATATCATTAATATTGGTGGCAAAACCATTTTGCATGCCGGAGATACAAGTCTCTTCGGGGATATGAAAATGATTGGTGATCGCCATGATATCGATGTAGCGTTCTTGCCGATTGGTGGACATTTCACCATGGGACCTGAGGATGCGCTGCAAGCGGCCGAATGGTTTAATGCCAAACTGACCATTCCGGTTCATTATGATACATTCCCGGTAATTCGTCAGGATGCGGAACACTTCGTGCAGCAGCTGGCTGCTAAAGGTTTGGAAGGCCTTGTGCTGGCCCCGGGGGAATCCATTAGCTTGTAA